Proteins encoded within one genomic window of Esox lucius isolate fEsoLuc1 chromosome 12, fEsoLuc1.pri, whole genome shotgun sequence:
- the LOC105022285 gene encoding solute carrier family 26 member 9 isoform X2: protein MQQDRPRYVINRPAYSLPDFDGEFDKKKRTFPIGEKVKKCFRCSGPRLKSLLFRHLPILSWLPKYKVKESLLYDVISGVSAGTIQVPQGMAFALLADLPPVNGLYSSFFPLIPYFFMGTVHQMVPGTFAVLSIMVGIECLRLAPESDFTHFNATLNASVVDENMMNEARLVISGTLACLTAIIQMGLGLMQFGFVAIYLSESFVRGFMTAAGLQILISVLKYIFGIKVPPYSGPLATVYTLKDIVYGLPGTNVASLIFALVSIVVLITVKELGARYRHKLPFPIPVEIIVVVVATALSGPLDLPEKYHMNVVGKIPLGFPVPVLPTVSQWSEMLGTAFSLAIVGYVINLAMGRTLAAKHGYDVDPNQEMLALGFSNFLGSFFKIHVICCALSVTLAVDSAGGTSQFASLCVMLVVMVTMLALGVFLKPLPKSVLGALIAVNLKNTLLQLSDPYYLWKKSKLDCCVWVVSFLATFFLSLPFGVATGVSFSILMVIFQTQFKNGSELAQIMDTDIYKNPKVFSKVKSVEGVKIVNYCAPLYFANAEIFRRKVINKTGLDPGKLLLARKKFLKKQQKELEGQMKETKKRMSSSLQGLENDFYIDEGNPYPPPSPQSYVNFRCSDIELGEQPPDPDQPSSSPVTLDCQPMPFHTLILDLAGVCFIDLMGIKVLTKMNTSYEMLGIKLYLANVQGV from the exons ATGCAACAAGACCGCCCACGCTATGTCATCAACCGGCCTGCCTACTCCCTCCCAGACTTTGATGGGGAGTTTGACAAGAAGAAACGGACTTTCCCCATCGGAGAGAAAGTGAAGAAATGCTTCAG GTGCTCTGGGCCTCGACTCAAGTCCCTGCTGTTCAGACACCTGCCTATCCTCAGCTGGCTGCCCAAGTACAAGGTGAAGGAGAGCCTACTTTATGACGTCATCAGCGGGGTCAGCGCAGGCACCATTCAGGTTCCCCAAG GCATGGCTTTTGCCCTGCTGGCAGACCTACCTCCTGTCAATGGTCTCTACTCATCTTTCTTCCCACTCATCCCTTACTTCTTTATGGGCACAGTTCACCAAATGGTCCCAG GTACCTTTGCTGTCCTCAGCATCATGGTGGGTATTGAATGCCTGAGGTTGGCCCCCGAGTCTGACTTCACCCACTTCAATGCCACCCTTAATGCCTCAGTGGTGGATGAGAACATGATGAATGAGGCTCGGCTGGTTATCTCTGGGACTCTGGCCTGCCTCACTGCCATCATACAG ATGGGGCTCGGTTTGATGCAGTTTGGATTCGTGGCCATCTACCTGTCAGAGTCCTTCGTCAGAGGATTCATGACTGCAGCTGGACTGCAGATCCTCATCTCTGTACTTAAGTACATCTTTGGAATCAAAGTGCCTCCCTACAGTGGACCCCTGGCCACTGTCTAT ACTCTTAAAGATATAGTATACGGTCTTCCTGGCACTAATGTAGCCTCGCTGATCTTTGCTCTGGTCAGCATTGTGGTTCTCATAACAGTGAAGGAGCTGGGTGCCCGCTACCGCCACAAGCTGCCTTTCCCCATCCCGGTGGAGATCATTGTT GTGGTGGTAGCCACGGCCTTATCTGGTCCCCTGGACCTGCCAGAAAAGTATCACATGAATGTAGTGGGGAAGATTCCATTAGG ATTTCCTGTTCCTGTCCTCCCCACTGTGAGTCAATGGAGCGAGATGCTGGGCACGGCATTCTCCCTGGCTATCGTCGGCTATGTGATCAACCTGGCTATGGGCCGGACACTGGCCGCCAAGCACGGCTACGACGTGGACCCCAATCAG gAGATGCTGGCTCTGGGGTTCAGTAACTTCTTGGGGTCTTTCTTTAAGATCCATGTGATCTGCTGCGCTCTCTCAGTTACCCTGGCTGTAGACAGTGCTGGGGGAACATCACAG TTtgccagtctgtgtgtaatgctgGTTGTCATGGTTACCATGCTGGCCCTTGGGGTTTTCCTGAAACCACTACCAAAG TCTGTGCTGGGAGCCCTGATAGCCGTAAACCTGAAGAACACGTTGCTGCAGCTCTCTGACCCATATTACCTCTGGAAGAAGAGCAAACTGGACTGT tgtgtgtgggttgtgtcATTCTTAGCTACCTTTTTCCTGAGTTTACCTTTTGGAGTGGCCACTGGCGTCAGCTTCTCAATCCTCATGGTTATTTTCCAGACCCAGTT TAAAAATGGTTCAGAGTTGGCTCAGATAATGGACACAGATATCTACAAAAATCCCAAGGTCTTCAGTAAG GTGAAATCTGTAGAAGGGGTGAAAATTGTGAACTACTGCGCCCCTCTCTATTTTGCTAATGCAGAGATATTCCGTCGAAAAGTCATTAACAAG aCTGGATTGGACCCAGGTAAACTTCTCCTAGCCAGGAAGAAGTTTCTAAAGAAACAGCAAAAGGAGTTAGAAGGGCAGATGAAGGAGACCAAGAAGAGGATGTCAAGCTCTCTG CAAGGTCTTGAGAACGACTTCTACATAGACGAAGGCAATCCTTACCCGCCACCATCACCCCAAAGCTATGTCAACTTCCGCTGTAGTGATATCGAACTGGGTGAGCAGCCTCCTGACCCGGACCAGCCCAGTTCCTCACCGGTCACCCTTGACTGTCAGCCCATGCCCTTCCACACCCTCATCCTGGATCTGGCTGGGGTCTGCTTCATAGACCTCATGGGAATCAAAGTCCTCACCAAG ATGAACACGAGCTACGAGATGCTGGGCATTAAACTATACTTGGCCAATGTTCAAG GTGTATGA
- the LOC105022285 gene encoding solute carrier family 26 member 9 isoform X1, whose amino-acid sequence MQQDRPRYVINRPAYSLPDFDGEFDKKKRTFPIGEKVKKCFRCSGPRLKSLLFRHLPILSWLPKYKVKESLLYDVISGVSAGTIQVPQGMAFALLADLPPVNGLYSSFFPLIPYFFMGTVHQMVPGTFAVLSIMVGIECLRLAPESDFTHFNATLNASVVDENMMNEARLVISGTLACLTAIIQMGLGLMQFGFVAIYLSESFVRGFMTAAGLQILISVLKYIFGIKVPPYSGPLATVYTLKDIVYGLPGTNVASLIFALVSIVVLITVKELGARYRHKLPFPIPVEIIVVVVATALSGPLDLPEKYHMNVVGKIPLGFPVPVLPTVSQWSEMLGTAFSLAIVGYVINLAMGRTLAAKHGYDVDPNQEMLALGFSNFLGSFFKIHVICCALSVTLAVDSAGGTSQFASLCVMLVVMVTMLALGVFLKPLPKSVLGALIAVNLKNTLLQLSDPYYLWKKSKLDCCVWVVSFLATFFLSLPFGVATGVSFSILMVIFQTQFKNGSELAQIMDTDIYKNPKVFSKVKSVEGVKIVNYCAPLYFANAEIFRRKVINKTGLDPGKLLLARKKFLKKQQKELEGQMKETKKRMSSSLQGLENDFYIDEGNPYPPPSPQSYVNFRCSDIELGEQPPDPDQPSSSPVTLDCQPMPFHTLILDLAGVCFIDLMGIKVLTKMNTSYEMLGIKLYLANVQAQVYEELEGGGVFEEGSIAQGHLFLSVHDAILCAQQRSRNTGGSEKSEPGRKATFHNIQEEEKKDLEQELF is encoded by the exons ATGCAACAAGACCGCCCACGCTATGTCATCAACCGGCCTGCCTACTCCCTCCCAGACTTTGATGGGGAGTTTGACAAGAAGAAACGGACTTTCCCCATCGGAGAGAAAGTGAAGAAATGCTTCAG GTGCTCTGGGCCTCGACTCAAGTCCCTGCTGTTCAGACACCTGCCTATCCTCAGCTGGCTGCCCAAGTACAAGGTGAAGGAGAGCCTACTTTATGACGTCATCAGCGGGGTCAGCGCAGGCACCATTCAGGTTCCCCAAG GCATGGCTTTTGCCCTGCTGGCAGACCTACCTCCTGTCAATGGTCTCTACTCATCTTTCTTCCCACTCATCCCTTACTTCTTTATGGGCACAGTTCACCAAATGGTCCCAG GTACCTTTGCTGTCCTCAGCATCATGGTGGGTATTGAATGCCTGAGGTTGGCCCCCGAGTCTGACTTCACCCACTTCAATGCCACCCTTAATGCCTCAGTGGTGGATGAGAACATGATGAATGAGGCTCGGCTGGTTATCTCTGGGACTCTGGCCTGCCTCACTGCCATCATACAG ATGGGGCTCGGTTTGATGCAGTTTGGATTCGTGGCCATCTACCTGTCAGAGTCCTTCGTCAGAGGATTCATGACTGCAGCTGGACTGCAGATCCTCATCTCTGTACTTAAGTACATCTTTGGAATCAAAGTGCCTCCCTACAGTGGACCCCTGGCCACTGTCTAT ACTCTTAAAGATATAGTATACGGTCTTCCTGGCACTAATGTAGCCTCGCTGATCTTTGCTCTGGTCAGCATTGTGGTTCTCATAACAGTGAAGGAGCTGGGTGCCCGCTACCGCCACAAGCTGCCTTTCCCCATCCCGGTGGAGATCATTGTT GTGGTGGTAGCCACGGCCTTATCTGGTCCCCTGGACCTGCCAGAAAAGTATCACATGAATGTAGTGGGGAAGATTCCATTAGG ATTTCCTGTTCCTGTCCTCCCCACTGTGAGTCAATGGAGCGAGATGCTGGGCACGGCATTCTCCCTGGCTATCGTCGGCTATGTGATCAACCTGGCTATGGGCCGGACACTGGCCGCCAAGCACGGCTACGACGTGGACCCCAATCAG gAGATGCTGGCTCTGGGGTTCAGTAACTTCTTGGGGTCTTTCTTTAAGATCCATGTGATCTGCTGCGCTCTCTCAGTTACCCTGGCTGTAGACAGTGCTGGGGGAACATCACAG TTtgccagtctgtgtgtaatgctgGTTGTCATGGTTACCATGCTGGCCCTTGGGGTTTTCCTGAAACCACTACCAAAG TCTGTGCTGGGAGCCCTGATAGCCGTAAACCTGAAGAACACGTTGCTGCAGCTCTCTGACCCATATTACCTCTGGAAGAAGAGCAAACTGGACTGT tgtgtgtgggttgtgtcATTCTTAGCTACCTTTTTCCTGAGTTTACCTTTTGGAGTGGCCACTGGCGTCAGCTTCTCAATCCTCATGGTTATTTTCCAGACCCAGTT TAAAAATGGTTCAGAGTTGGCTCAGATAATGGACACAGATATCTACAAAAATCCCAAGGTCTTCAGTAAG GTGAAATCTGTAGAAGGGGTGAAAATTGTGAACTACTGCGCCCCTCTCTATTTTGCTAATGCAGAGATATTCCGTCGAAAAGTCATTAACAAG aCTGGATTGGACCCAGGTAAACTTCTCCTAGCCAGGAAGAAGTTTCTAAAGAAACAGCAAAAGGAGTTAGAAGGGCAGATGAAGGAGACCAAGAAGAGGATGTCAAGCTCTCTG CAAGGTCTTGAGAACGACTTCTACATAGACGAAGGCAATCCTTACCCGCCACCATCACCCCAAAGCTATGTCAACTTCCGCTGTAGTGATATCGAACTGGGTGAGCAGCCTCCTGACCCGGACCAGCCCAGTTCCTCACCGGTCACCCTTGACTGTCAGCCCATGCCCTTCCACACCCTCATCCTGGATCTGGCTGGGGTCTGCTTCATAGACCTCATGGGAATCAAAGTCCTCACCAAG ATGAACACGAGCTACGAGATGCTGGGCATTAAACTATACTTGGCCAATGTTCAAG CACAGGTGTATGAGGAactggagggaggaggggtgttTGAAGAGGGCAGTATCGCTCAAGGtcatctcttcctctccgtcCATGACGCCATCCTCTGTGCCCAACAGAGGTCGAGGAACACAGGAGGCTCTGAAAAG TCAGAGCCTGGAAGAAAGgcaacatttcacaatattcaggaggaagagaagaaggaTCTGGAGCAG GAACTGTTCTGA